One segment of Platichthys flesus chromosome 15, fPlaFle2.1, whole genome shotgun sequence DNA contains the following:
- the srrt gene encoding serrate RNA effector molecule homolog isoform X3, producing MGDSDDEFDRRRRDKFRRERSDYDRSREREDRRRDDWNDREWDRGRERRSRGEYRDYDRGRRERFSPPRHDMSPQQKRMRRDWDDHGGDPYRGGYDMGYGGGGGGGGGGGGGGGGPSYGPPQHWGHPDLHIMQPHHGIPIQARLGHIHDMDLGPTPPVMKSFKEFLITLDDSVDETEAVKRYNEYKVDFRRQQMQDFFLAHKDEEWFRSKYHPDEASRLKAEAQGSLHNRVNVFTFLMENGWLDNVSLDIEQTPAIIKVLDAAVIKMEGGTDHDLRILDMPSEEEESKEKSISVTVASEPPKREEIKTLDADRKPSVEKDKNEKEESNSANTENVAAAEGEDVNKETEKEVAKEIPETKKQRRKRKRSGDSDDEGSASESDSDFDSDSNCSDKPVKKEEVEDKDEEEEEGEEEKQKENPEEEKKEEIKPKDDSPRPRPLHRTCSLFMRSIAPTISKAEIIALCRRYPGFLRVCLSDPHPERRFFRRCWVTFDRSVNIKEVCWNLQNIRLRDCELAPGVNRDLARRVRNVNGITQHKQVLRNDIKLAAKLIHALDEKGDLWSTKLQEEVQSTQLPAQNPILKNITDYLIEEVSAEEEELLGSGSGMDPEESIKEGNPAETTVERDEKLAKVLDHLILYLRVVHSIDYYNTCEYPSEDEMPNRCGMIHVRGPIPPNRITHGEVQQWQKMIEEKLSPLFSLKEILSEDEAGKMGRKDPEEEVEKFVLANTQELGKDKWLCPLSGKKFKGPDFVRKHILNKHGDKIEEVKKEVVFFNNFLMDAKRPALPDMKILPLPTPGLLSPNMPFPPQGLQGPGGFGQPRPPLMGYGAGGPLYPPNQYGGGRGNYDNFRGQGGYLGKPRNIRMSRGDPRNIIEYRDLDAPDDMDFF from the exons ATGGGGGACAGTGATGATGAGTTCGACCGCAGGAGAAGGGACAAATTCAGACGGGAGAGGAGTGACTATGACCGATCGAGAGAGCGAGAAGACAGGCGCAGAGATGACTGGAATGACAG GGAGTGGGACAGAGGCAGGGAACGGCGTAGTCGTGGAGAGTACCGGGATTATGACAGAGGTCGCAGGGAGAGATTCTCCCCACCTAGACATGACATGAGTCCCCAGCAGAAACGCATGAGAAGAGATTG GGATGACCATGGTGGAGACCCCTACCGTGGGGGATATGACATGGGttatggtggtggtggtggtggaggaggaggaggaggaggaggaggaggagggccgaGCTATGGACCACCCCAGCACTGGGGCCACCCTGATTTGCACATAATGCAGCCTCATCATGGTATCCCCATACAGGCAAG GCTTGGTCACATCCATGACATGGATTTGGGTCCTACACCTCCAGTAATGAAGAGCTTTAAGGAGTTTCTTATTACCCTGGATGATTCTGTTGATGAGACTGAGGCTGTCAAACGTTACAATGAGTACAAGGTGGACTTTCGCAGACAGCAGATGCAGGACTTCTTCTTGGCTCATAAAGATGAAGAGTG GTTCAGGTCCAAGTACCACCCGGATGAGGCCAGCCGACTTAAAGCAGAGGCCCAGGGCTCCCTGCACAACCGTGTGAATGTATTCACGTTCCTGATGGAGAATGGATGGTTGGATAATGTCTCTCTGGACATTGAACAGACCCCAGCCATCATCAAAGTTCTGGATGCAG CTGTGATAAAGATGGAAGGAGGGACGGATCATGATCTTCGCATCTTGGACATGCCatctgaagaggaagaaagcaaagagaagtCAATATCTGTTACGGTGGCTTCTGAACCTCCCAAGAGAGAAGAGATCAAAACCTTGGACGCTGACCGGAAACCTTCAGTAGAGAAAGACAAGAATgagaag GAGGAGAGCAATTCTGCCAACACAGAAAATGTGGCTGCAGCAGAAGGAGAGGATGTGAAtaaggagacagagaaagaagttGCCAAAGAAATACCTGAAACCAAGAAG cagagaagaaagaggaagcgCAGTGGAGACAGTGATGATGAAGGCAGCGCCTCAGAAAGCGACTCTGACTTTGATTCAGACTCCAACTGCTCAGACAAACCTGTGAAgaaggaagaggtggaagacaaggatgaggaggaagaggaaggtgaag AGGAGAAGCAAAAGGAGAAccctgaagaggagaagaaagaagaaataaagccCAAAGACGACTCCCCAAGACCCCGGCCTCTCCACCGTACCTGCTCTCTGTTCATGAGGAGCATCGCTCCCACCATTTCCAAGGCTGAGATCATTGCT CTTTGCCGGAGATACCCTGGCTTTCTGCGTGTTTGCTTGTCTGACCCACACCCAGAGCGCAG GTTTTTCAGACGTTGCTGGGTAACGTTTGACCGTAGCGTCAATATCAAAGAGGTCTGCTGGAACCTGCAGAACATTCGC CTGCGAGACTGTGAACTGGCACCAGGGGTGAACAGGGACCTGGCCCGCAGAGTGCGCAATGTAAATGGCATCACTCAGCACAAGCAGGTGCTCCGCAATGACATCAAGCTGGCTGCCAAGCTCATTCATGCTTTGGACGAGAAAGGAGACCTATGGAGCACCAAGCTacaggaggaggtgcagagcACTCAG TTGCCAGCTCAGAATCCCATCTTGAAGAATATCACAGACTACCTGATAGAGGAGGTGagtgctgaggaggaggaattgCTGGGCTCTGGGAGCGGGATGGATCCTGAGGAGAGCATCAAGGAAGGCAACCCTGCAGAGACCACTGTGGAGAGGGATGAGAAACTAGCCAAG GTTTTGGACCATCTGATCTTGTATCTGCGTGTTGTGCATTCAATTGACTACTATAACACCTGTGAATACCCGAGTGAGGATGAAATGCCCAATCGCTGTGGAATGATCCATGTTCGTGGACCCATTCCTCCAAACCGCATCACACACGGAGAAG tGCAACAGTGGCAGAAGATGATTGAGGAGAAGCTTAGTCCTTTGTTCAGTTTAAAGGAAATTCTTTCTGAGGATGAGGCGGGGAAGATGGGCCGCAAGGAtccagaggaagaggtggagaagtTTGTGTTGGCCAACACACAGGAGCTGGGGAAGGACAAATGGCTGTGCCCACTGAGTGGCAAGAAATTTAAG GGCCCAGACTTTGTGCGGAAGCACATCCTGAACAAACATGGGGACAAAATTGAAGAAGTGAAAAAAGAAGTAGTGTTCTTTAACAACTTCCTGATGGATGCCAAGAGACCAGCGCTGCCAGACATGAAAATTCTTCCTCTTCCAACTCCAG GTTTGCTTTCTCCCAACATGCCATTTCCTCCTCAAGGTCTTCAGGGTCCAGGGGGATTTGGACAACCTCGTCCACCACTGATGGGATATGGAG CCGGGGGACCTCTTTATCCCCCTAACCAATACGGAGGTGGCAGAGGAAACTATGATAACTTCCGCGGTCAAGGTGGCTACCTGGGAAAGCCACGCAACATTAG AATGTCCAGAGGAGACCCACGAAACATCATTGAATATCGTGACCTGGACGCACCAGATGATATGGATTTCTTTTAG
- the srrt gene encoding serrate RNA effector molecule homolog isoform X2: MGDSDDEFDRRRRDKFRRERSDYDRSREREDRRRDDWNDREWDRGRERRSRGEYRDYDRGRRERFSPPRHDMSPQQKRMRRDWDDHGGDPYRGGYDMGYGGGGGGGGGGGGGGGGPSYGPPQHWGHPDLHIMQPHHGIPIQARLGHIHDMDLGPTPPVMKSFKEFLITLDDSVDETEAVKRYNEYKVDFRRQQMQDFFLAHKDEEWFRSKYHPDEASRLKAEAQGSLHNRVNVFTFLMENGWLDNVSLDIEQTPAIIKVLDAAVIKMEGGTDHDLRILDMPSEEEESKEKSISVTVASEPPKREEIKTLDADRKPSVEKDKNEKEESNSANTENVAAAEGEDVNKETEKEVAKEIPETKKRRKRKRSGDSDDEGSASESDSDFDSDSNCSDKPVKKEEVEDKDEEEEEGEEEKQKENPEEEKKEEIKPKDDSPRPRPLHRTCSLFMRSIAPTISKAEIIALCRRYPGFLRVCLSDPHPERRFFRRCWVTFDRSVNIKEVCWNLQNIRLRDCELAPGVNRDLARRVRNVNGITQHKQVLRNDIKLAAKLIHALDEKGDLWSTKLQEEVQSTQLPAQNPILKNITDYLIEEVSAEEEELLGSGSGMDPEESIKEGNPAETTVERDEKLAKVLDHLILYLRVVHSIDYYNTCEYPSEDEMPNRCGMIHVRGPIPPNRITHGEVQQWQKMIEEKLSPLFSLKEILSEDEAGKMGRKDPEEEVEKFVLANTQELGKDKWLCPLSGKKFKGPDFVRKHILNKHGDKIEEVKKEVVFFNNFLMDAKRPALPDMKILPLPTPGQGLLSPNMPFPPQGLQGPGGFGQPRPPLMGYGAGGPLYPPNQYGGGRGNYDNFRGQGGYLGKPRNIRMSRGDPRNIIEYRDLDAPDDMDFF, translated from the exons ATGGGGGACAGTGATGATGAGTTCGACCGCAGGAGAAGGGACAAATTCAGACGGGAGAGGAGTGACTATGACCGATCGAGAGAGCGAGAAGACAGGCGCAGAGATGACTGGAATGACAG GGAGTGGGACAGAGGCAGGGAACGGCGTAGTCGTGGAGAGTACCGGGATTATGACAGAGGTCGCAGGGAGAGATTCTCCCCACCTAGACATGACATGAGTCCCCAGCAGAAACGCATGAGAAGAGATTG GGATGACCATGGTGGAGACCCCTACCGTGGGGGATATGACATGGGttatggtggtggtggtggtggaggaggaggaggaggaggaggaggaggagggccgaGCTATGGACCACCCCAGCACTGGGGCCACCCTGATTTGCACATAATGCAGCCTCATCATGGTATCCCCATACAGGCAAG GCTTGGTCACATCCATGACATGGATTTGGGTCCTACACCTCCAGTAATGAAGAGCTTTAAGGAGTTTCTTATTACCCTGGATGATTCTGTTGATGAGACTGAGGCTGTCAAACGTTACAATGAGTACAAGGTGGACTTTCGCAGACAGCAGATGCAGGACTTCTTCTTGGCTCATAAAGATGAAGAGTG GTTCAGGTCCAAGTACCACCCGGATGAGGCCAGCCGACTTAAAGCAGAGGCCCAGGGCTCCCTGCACAACCGTGTGAATGTATTCACGTTCCTGATGGAGAATGGATGGTTGGATAATGTCTCTCTGGACATTGAACAGACCCCAGCCATCATCAAAGTTCTGGATGCAG CTGTGATAAAGATGGAAGGAGGGACGGATCATGATCTTCGCATCTTGGACATGCCatctgaagaggaagaaagcaaagagaagtCAATATCTGTTACGGTGGCTTCTGAACCTCCCAAGAGAGAAGAGATCAAAACCTTGGACGCTGACCGGAAACCTTCAGTAGAGAAAGACAAGAATgagaag GAGGAGAGCAATTCTGCCAACACAGAAAATGTGGCTGCAGCAGAAGGAGAGGATGTGAAtaaggagacagagaaagaagttGCCAAAGAAATACCTGAAACCAAGAAG agaagaaagaggaagcgCAGTGGAGACAGTGATGATGAAGGCAGCGCCTCAGAAAGCGACTCTGACTTTGATTCAGACTCCAACTGCTCAGACAAACCTGTGAAgaaggaagaggtggaagacaaggatgaggaggaagaggaaggtgaag AGGAGAAGCAAAAGGAGAAccctgaagaggagaagaaagaagaaataaagccCAAAGACGACTCCCCAAGACCCCGGCCTCTCCACCGTACCTGCTCTCTGTTCATGAGGAGCATCGCTCCCACCATTTCCAAGGCTGAGATCATTGCT CTTTGCCGGAGATACCCTGGCTTTCTGCGTGTTTGCTTGTCTGACCCACACCCAGAGCGCAG GTTTTTCAGACGTTGCTGGGTAACGTTTGACCGTAGCGTCAATATCAAAGAGGTCTGCTGGAACCTGCAGAACATTCGC CTGCGAGACTGTGAACTGGCACCAGGGGTGAACAGGGACCTGGCCCGCAGAGTGCGCAATGTAAATGGCATCACTCAGCACAAGCAGGTGCTCCGCAATGACATCAAGCTGGCTGCCAAGCTCATTCATGCTTTGGACGAGAAAGGAGACCTATGGAGCACCAAGCTacaggaggaggtgcagagcACTCAG TTGCCAGCTCAGAATCCCATCTTGAAGAATATCACAGACTACCTGATAGAGGAGGTGagtgctgaggaggaggaattgCTGGGCTCTGGGAGCGGGATGGATCCTGAGGAGAGCATCAAGGAAGGCAACCCTGCAGAGACCACTGTGGAGAGGGATGAGAAACTAGCCAAG GTTTTGGACCATCTGATCTTGTATCTGCGTGTTGTGCATTCAATTGACTACTATAACACCTGTGAATACCCGAGTGAGGATGAAATGCCCAATCGCTGTGGAATGATCCATGTTCGTGGACCCATTCCTCCAAACCGCATCACACACGGAGAAG tGCAACAGTGGCAGAAGATGATTGAGGAGAAGCTTAGTCCTTTGTTCAGTTTAAAGGAAATTCTTTCTGAGGATGAGGCGGGGAAGATGGGCCGCAAGGAtccagaggaagaggtggagaagtTTGTGTTGGCCAACACACAGGAGCTGGGGAAGGACAAATGGCTGTGCCCACTGAGTGGCAAGAAATTTAAG GGCCCAGACTTTGTGCGGAAGCACATCCTGAACAAACATGGGGACAAAATTGAAGAAGTGAAAAAAGAAGTAGTGTTCTTTAACAACTTCCTGATGGATGCCAAGAGACCAGCGCTGCCAGACATGAAAATTCTTCCTCTTCCAACTCCAGGTCAAG GTTTGCTTTCTCCCAACATGCCATTTCCTCCTCAAGGTCTTCAGGGTCCAGGGGGATTTGGACAACCTCGTCCACCACTGATGGGATATGGAG CCGGGGGACCTCTTTATCCCCCTAACCAATACGGAGGTGGCAGAGGAAACTATGATAACTTCCGCGGTCAAGGTGGCTACCTGGGAAAGCCACGCAACATTAG AATGTCCAGAGGAGACCCACGAAACATCATTGAATATCGTGACCTGGACGCACCAGATGATATGGATTTCTTTTAG
- the srrt gene encoding serrate RNA effector molecule homolog isoform X4: MGDSDDEFDRRRRDKFRRERSDYDRSREREDRRRDDWNDREWDRGRERRSRGEYRDYDRGRRERFSPPRHDMSPQQKRMRRDWDDHGGDPYRGGYDMGYGGGGGGGGGGGGGGGGPSYGPPQHWGHPDLHIMQPHHGIPIQARLGHIHDMDLGPTPPVMKSFKEFLITLDDSVDETEAVKRYNEYKVDFRRQQMQDFFLAHKDEEWFRSKYHPDEASRLKAEAQGSLHNRVNVFTFLMENGWLDNVSLDIEQTPAIIKVLDAAVIKMEGGTDHDLRILDMPSEEEESKEKSISVTVASEPPKREEIKTLDADRKPSVEKDKNEKEESNSANTENVAAAEGEDVNKETEKEVAKEIPETKKQRRKRKRSGDSDDEGSASESDSDFDSDSNCSDKPVKKEEVEDKDEEEEEGEEEKQKENPEEEKKEEIKPKDDSPRPRPLHRTCSLFMRSIAPTISKAEIIALCRRYPGFLRVCLSDPHPERRFFRRCWVTFDRSVNIKEVCWNLQNIRLRDCELAPGVNRDLARRVRNVNGITQHKQVLRNDIKLAAKLIHALDEKGDLWSTKLQEEVQSTQLPAQNPILKNITDYLIEEVSAEEEELLGSGSGMDPEESIKEGNPAETTVERDEKLAKVLDHLILYLRVVHSIDYYNTCEYPSEDEMPNRCGMIHVRGPIPPNRITHGEVQQWQKMIEEKLSPLFSLKEILSEDEAGKMGRKDPEEEVEKFVLANTQELGKDKWLCPLSGKKFKGPDFVRKHILNKHGDKIEEVKKEVVFFNNFLMDAKRPALPDMKILPLPTPGQGLLSPNMPFPPQGLQGPGGFGQPRPPLMGYGAGGPLYPPNQYGGGRGNYDNFRGQGGYLGKPRNIR; the protein is encoded by the exons ATGGGGGACAGTGATGATGAGTTCGACCGCAGGAGAAGGGACAAATTCAGACGGGAGAGGAGTGACTATGACCGATCGAGAGAGCGAGAAGACAGGCGCAGAGATGACTGGAATGACAG GGAGTGGGACAGAGGCAGGGAACGGCGTAGTCGTGGAGAGTACCGGGATTATGACAGAGGTCGCAGGGAGAGATTCTCCCCACCTAGACATGACATGAGTCCCCAGCAGAAACGCATGAGAAGAGATTG GGATGACCATGGTGGAGACCCCTACCGTGGGGGATATGACATGGGttatggtggtggtggtggtggaggaggaggaggaggaggaggaggaggagggccgaGCTATGGACCACCCCAGCACTGGGGCCACCCTGATTTGCACATAATGCAGCCTCATCATGGTATCCCCATACAGGCAAG GCTTGGTCACATCCATGACATGGATTTGGGTCCTACACCTCCAGTAATGAAGAGCTTTAAGGAGTTTCTTATTACCCTGGATGATTCTGTTGATGAGACTGAGGCTGTCAAACGTTACAATGAGTACAAGGTGGACTTTCGCAGACAGCAGATGCAGGACTTCTTCTTGGCTCATAAAGATGAAGAGTG GTTCAGGTCCAAGTACCACCCGGATGAGGCCAGCCGACTTAAAGCAGAGGCCCAGGGCTCCCTGCACAACCGTGTGAATGTATTCACGTTCCTGATGGAGAATGGATGGTTGGATAATGTCTCTCTGGACATTGAACAGACCCCAGCCATCATCAAAGTTCTGGATGCAG CTGTGATAAAGATGGAAGGAGGGACGGATCATGATCTTCGCATCTTGGACATGCCatctgaagaggaagaaagcaaagagaagtCAATATCTGTTACGGTGGCTTCTGAACCTCCCAAGAGAGAAGAGATCAAAACCTTGGACGCTGACCGGAAACCTTCAGTAGAGAAAGACAAGAATgagaag GAGGAGAGCAATTCTGCCAACACAGAAAATGTGGCTGCAGCAGAAGGAGAGGATGTGAAtaaggagacagagaaagaagttGCCAAAGAAATACCTGAAACCAAGAAG cagagaagaaagaggaagcgCAGTGGAGACAGTGATGATGAAGGCAGCGCCTCAGAAAGCGACTCTGACTTTGATTCAGACTCCAACTGCTCAGACAAACCTGTGAAgaaggaagaggtggaagacaaggatgaggaggaagaggaaggtgaag AGGAGAAGCAAAAGGAGAAccctgaagaggagaagaaagaagaaataaagccCAAAGACGACTCCCCAAGACCCCGGCCTCTCCACCGTACCTGCTCTCTGTTCATGAGGAGCATCGCTCCCACCATTTCCAAGGCTGAGATCATTGCT CTTTGCCGGAGATACCCTGGCTTTCTGCGTGTTTGCTTGTCTGACCCACACCCAGAGCGCAG GTTTTTCAGACGTTGCTGGGTAACGTTTGACCGTAGCGTCAATATCAAAGAGGTCTGCTGGAACCTGCAGAACATTCGC CTGCGAGACTGTGAACTGGCACCAGGGGTGAACAGGGACCTGGCCCGCAGAGTGCGCAATGTAAATGGCATCACTCAGCACAAGCAGGTGCTCCGCAATGACATCAAGCTGGCTGCCAAGCTCATTCATGCTTTGGACGAGAAAGGAGACCTATGGAGCACCAAGCTacaggaggaggtgcagagcACTCAG TTGCCAGCTCAGAATCCCATCTTGAAGAATATCACAGACTACCTGATAGAGGAGGTGagtgctgaggaggaggaattgCTGGGCTCTGGGAGCGGGATGGATCCTGAGGAGAGCATCAAGGAAGGCAACCCTGCAGAGACCACTGTGGAGAGGGATGAGAAACTAGCCAAG GTTTTGGACCATCTGATCTTGTATCTGCGTGTTGTGCATTCAATTGACTACTATAACACCTGTGAATACCCGAGTGAGGATGAAATGCCCAATCGCTGTGGAATGATCCATGTTCGTGGACCCATTCCTCCAAACCGCATCACACACGGAGAAG tGCAACAGTGGCAGAAGATGATTGAGGAGAAGCTTAGTCCTTTGTTCAGTTTAAAGGAAATTCTTTCTGAGGATGAGGCGGGGAAGATGGGCCGCAAGGAtccagaggaagaggtggagaagtTTGTGTTGGCCAACACACAGGAGCTGGGGAAGGACAAATGGCTGTGCCCACTGAGTGGCAAGAAATTTAAG GGCCCAGACTTTGTGCGGAAGCACATCCTGAACAAACATGGGGACAAAATTGAAGAAGTGAAAAAAGAAGTAGTGTTCTTTAACAACTTCCTGATGGATGCCAAGAGACCAGCGCTGCCAGACATGAAAATTCTTCCTCTTCCAACTCCAGGTCAAG GTTTGCTTTCTCCCAACATGCCATTTCCTCCTCAAGGTCTTCAGGGTCCAGGGGGATTTGGACAACCTCGTCCACCACTGATGGGATATGGAG CCGGGGGACCTCTTTATCCCCCTAACCAATACGGAGGTGGCAGAGGAAACTATGATAACTTCCGCGGTCAAGGTGGCTACCTGGGAAAGCCACGCAACATTAGGTGA
- the srrt gene encoding serrate RNA effector molecule homolog isoform X1: MGDSDDEFDRRRRDKFRRERSDYDRSREREDRRRDDWNDREWDRGRERRSRGEYRDYDRGRRERFSPPRHDMSPQQKRMRRDWDDHGGDPYRGGYDMGYGGGGGGGGGGGGGGGGPSYGPPQHWGHPDLHIMQPHHGIPIQARLGHIHDMDLGPTPPVMKSFKEFLITLDDSVDETEAVKRYNEYKVDFRRQQMQDFFLAHKDEEWFRSKYHPDEASRLKAEAQGSLHNRVNVFTFLMENGWLDNVSLDIEQTPAIIKVLDAAVIKMEGGTDHDLRILDMPSEEEESKEKSISVTVASEPPKREEIKTLDADRKPSVEKDKNEKEESNSANTENVAAAEGEDVNKETEKEVAKEIPETKKQRRKRKRSGDSDDEGSASESDSDFDSDSNCSDKPVKKEEVEDKDEEEEEGEEEKQKENPEEEKKEEIKPKDDSPRPRPLHRTCSLFMRSIAPTISKAEIIALCRRYPGFLRVCLSDPHPERRFFRRCWVTFDRSVNIKEVCWNLQNIRLRDCELAPGVNRDLARRVRNVNGITQHKQVLRNDIKLAAKLIHALDEKGDLWSTKLQEEVQSTQLPAQNPILKNITDYLIEEVSAEEEELLGSGSGMDPEESIKEGNPAETTVERDEKLAKVLDHLILYLRVVHSIDYYNTCEYPSEDEMPNRCGMIHVRGPIPPNRITHGEVQQWQKMIEEKLSPLFSLKEILSEDEAGKMGRKDPEEEVEKFVLANTQELGKDKWLCPLSGKKFKGPDFVRKHILNKHGDKIEEVKKEVVFFNNFLMDAKRPALPDMKILPLPTPGQGLLSPNMPFPPQGLQGPGGFGQPRPPLMGYGAGGPLYPPNQYGGGRGNYDNFRGQGGYLGKPRNIRMSRGDPRNIIEYRDLDAPDDMDFF, encoded by the exons ATGGGGGACAGTGATGATGAGTTCGACCGCAGGAGAAGGGACAAATTCAGACGGGAGAGGAGTGACTATGACCGATCGAGAGAGCGAGAAGACAGGCGCAGAGATGACTGGAATGACAG GGAGTGGGACAGAGGCAGGGAACGGCGTAGTCGTGGAGAGTACCGGGATTATGACAGAGGTCGCAGGGAGAGATTCTCCCCACCTAGACATGACATGAGTCCCCAGCAGAAACGCATGAGAAGAGATTG GGATGACCATGGTGGAGACCCCTACCGTGGGGGATATGACATGGGttatggtggtggtggtggtggaggaggaggaggaggaggaggaggaggagggccgaGCTATGGACCACCCCAGCACTGGGGCCACCCTGATTTGCACATAATGCAGCCTCATCATGGTATCCCCATACAGGCAAG GCTTGGTCACATCCATGACATGGATTTGGGTCCTACACCTCCAGTAATGAAGAGCTTTAAGGAGTTTCTTATTACCCTGGATGATTCTGTTGATGAGACTGAGGCTGTCAAACGTTACAATGAGTACAAGGTGGACTTTCGCAGACAGCAGATGCAGGACTTCTTCTTGGCTCATAAAGATGAAGAGTG GTTCAGGTCCAAGTACCACCCGGATGAGGCCAGCCGACTTAAAGCAGAGGCCCAGGGCTCCCTGCACAACCGTGTGAATGTATTCACGTTCCTGATGGAGAATGGATGGTTGGATAATGTCTCTCTGGACATTGAACAGACCCCAGCCATCATCAAAGTTCTGGATGCAG CTGTGATAAAGATGGAAGGAGGGACGGATCATGATCTTCGCATCTTGGACATGCCatctgaagaggaagaaagcaaagagaagtCAATATCTGTTACGGTGGCTTCTGAACCTCCCAAGAGAGAAGAGATCAAAACCTTGGACGCTGACCGGAAACCTTCAGTAGAGAAAGACAAGAATgagaag GAGGAGAGCAATTCTGCCAACACAGAAAATGTGGCTGCAGCAGAAGGAGAGGATGTGAAtaaggagacagagaaagaagttGCCAAAGAAATACCTGAAACCAAGAAG cagagaagaaagaggaagcgCAGTGGAGACAGTGATGATGAAGGCAGCGCCTCAGAAAGCGACTCTGACTTTGATTCAGACTCCAACTGCTCAGACAAACCTGTGAAgaaggaagaggtggaagacaaggatgaggaggaagaggaaggtgaag AGGAGAAGCAAAAGGAGAAccctgaagaggagaagaaagaagaaataaagccCAAAGACGACTCCCCAAGACCCCGGCCTCTCCACCGTACCTGCTCTCTGTTCATGAGGAGCATCGCTCCCACCATTTCCAAGGCTGAGATCATTGCT CTTTGCCGGAGATACCCTGGCTTTCTGCGTGTTTGCTTGTCTGACCCACACCCAGAGCGCAG GTTTTTCAGACGTTGCTGGGTAACGTTTGACCGTAGCGTCAATATCAAAGAGGTCTGCTGGAACCTGCAGAACATTCGC CTGCGAGACTGTGAACTGGCACCAGGGGTGAACAGGGACCTGGCCCGCAGAGTGCGCAATGTAAATGGCATCACTCAGCACAAGCAGGTGCTCCGCAATGACATCAAGCTGGCTGCCAAGCTCATTCATGCTTTGGACGAGAAAGGAGACCTATGGAGCACCAAGCTacaggaggaggtgcagagcACTCAG TTGCCAGCTCAGAATCCCATCTTGAAGAATATCACAGACTACCTGATAGAGGAGGTGagtgctgaggaggaggaattgCTGGGCTCTGGGAGCGGGATGGATCCTGAGGAGAGCATCAAGGAAGGCAACCCTGCAGAGACCACTGTGGAGAGGGATGAGAAACTAGCCAAG GTTTTGGACCATCTGATCTTGTATCTGCGTGTTGTGCATTCAATTGACTACTATAACACCTGTGAATACCCGAGTGAGGATGAAATGCCCAATCGCTGTGGAATGATCCATGTTCGTGGACCCATTCCTCCAAACCGCATCACACACGGAGAAG tGCAACAGTGGCAGAAGATGATTGAGGAGAAGCTTAGTCCTTTGTTCAGTTTAAAGGAAATTCTTTCTGAGGATGAGGCGGGGAAGATGGGCCGCAAGGAtccagaggaagaggtggagaagtTTGTGTTGGCCAACACACAGGAGCTGGGGAAGGACAAATGGCTGTGCCCACTGAGTGGCAAGAAATTTAAG GGCCCAGACTTTGTGCGGAAGCACATCCTGAACAAACATGGGGACAAAATTGAAGAAGTGAAAAAAGAAGTAGTGTTCTTTAACAACTTCCTGATGGATGCCAAGAGACCAGCGCTGCCAGACATGAAAATTCTTCCTCTTCCAACTCCAGGTCAAG GTTTGCTTTCTCCCAACATGCCATTTCCTCCTCAAGGTCTTCAGGGTCCAGGGGGATTTGGACAACCTCGTCCACCACTGATGGGATATGGAG CCGGGGGACCTCTTTATCCCCCTAACCAATACGGAGGTGGCAGAGGAAACTATGATAACTTCCGCGGTCAAGGTGGCTACCTGGGAAAGCCACGCAACATTAG AATGTCCAGAGGAGACCCACGAAACATCATTGAATATCGTGACCTGGACGCACCAGATGATATGGATTTCTTTTAG